GCTCTTTATTTTGAGTCTCTTCCCTCCTGCTGGCTCAAAAATGCTCTCTTCTGCAGAGGAAGGATTAGACGGGTCATACTTCATCAGCTCACTATAGAGAAACCTGAAAACAACATCATCACGTCAAAAGGCTGCTTTGCTCCTCAGACAAGGAGCACTTCAACCACTGCCCATGCCTGGGACAGGCAGGGTCCCAAGCTCTGCCTCTGTCGCACCAAGTCACCTGCTCCTGCCGCATGGGAGAGCAAAGACCAGGAGCCATGGCTGAGAACACTTGGAAGCCAATGAATAGCATTTGATGCtacaaaaaaaggcatgaaatCAAGCAGATTTCCTGCCATGCAGAGGACATGCAATAGAAAATAAGCATTCTGTCAGGTGAGCAGAGGGAAGCGCTGGCAGGAGAAAGGAgcctggctggctgctgcttgcATGCATATGATCCGAGTGTGAAGAAGACTTCAAGGTTGTTAACCTAGCACCTTTAGTCAGCACCAAGTTTGCATTAAGAGTAAACAGCCCCACAGGCAGCTGAATGCAAGCGGTATTATTAGCGCAACCCCATGATCTGTTTACAATGACTGGGTCTTTTATGGCTGCTTCTGtccagggacagagaaaaaccCTGAGGTCTCCAACATAGCATCAAGGACTACAGAAAACTGCAGCTTCATAGAGACTCCTGAAGTAGAGTCTGTGCAGGGATTTATTTTGCAAGGAAAGGTGGAGCTCACTGTTCTTGTCTCTGACAGTCTCTGCTGTGCcagagcagcccagcagccaCAACCGTCAAGATTAACAGCTGAGACAGACAGTAAGCAAGGGTGCAATCCTCTGACTTTACAGCGTCCCAGGGACCTGCCCTCAACACCTTCCAGTGCTGAGGAACACACCGAGTATAATGGCAGCAGGCAAAGGCTTTAAGAAAGCAGCTGGCCTTGCTGTTCATAACTGGAAGGGCAGACATTAACAAGGCTAGTCCAACTTCATTTcacttcagtttttttttttaaaaaaagtgccACACTGAATGTTTATGAAGAGAACAACTGTGCAGTTTAGTTGGGAAAAACCTTTCCAACTGGTGAAAAAGGTTTTCTGACTTACCAACGCAAACACATTCGATATGTTTTCCTGAAGCCTTCTACACCCAGACCCAGAAAGGCCAAAAGGGGACCTGGCCTGCAGATTCCCCAGCACCTTGGCTCAGACAGAGCTGTGCTCAAACTGAAACAGCGTGTTGTGTGCTGGCCAAGCAGCCTCTGCAGGATGCTTTATTTTAAGTACATCAGATGCAGCCCTTGAGCTCTTGGCAAGTTTCCAGTTCGGTACTAATTTGGGCACCATTCAGGCATGGCCCCTTCTTATCAGAAATAACTTCCCTCTATTTAACAACACATGGGTAAACAGTAGTGTTAAAGGATCACAGCCTCTCCCAACACAACAAGGAATTGTCACAGTGACATCCCTCTAGAATGGGTCAGCAACTCCGGGCAagcccctctccctctccttcagGTTTCCCCTTCTCTCACCTCACAAAGCCTCTTCGAGAAATGATTTCTGCATGACAGTCATTCACTGTCTCCCCTTTCAAGCTCAGCTCCTCCCCTTTCACGCAACGATtacctgaaataaataaaaaaaaaaaaagcaagtgtcGAAGTCAACACACAGCTTCACAGAAAGAGGGAGGGTTTCATCTTACtttaagttttacttctttgggctcctgagcagcagcagcacactgttGACTATTAAATCATTATCCTGATCCAAACAGTTAGGAAAataaagggacaaagagcacACACTACTTTAGGGACAGCAGAGACTTAAATTGCCACAGGTTTAGGGGCAGTGTCCCTTCCTGAGTGCTTTTCAGCCCACCACTCCAGGTGGAAGCATGGCAGCTAACTAGGAAGGGAGCTAAGGTACATGCAGCTGAGATAAGCTGGGGGACCTTGTGCGGTACAATGCGAGGAATCCAGGCTCTGATGCACAGACTAGTGCGTAGCAATGCAAGCAAAGATTAAGAGCAATACAGCTGCAGGCACATTCgctttgttttctctctatAACCAGATCACTTGTGACACCACACGAGCCCTGGGAATGTTTCTTGCCCTCTCTGAAGAAGCCTACAGCAACAGCCATTCCCTAGTCATAGCTGACAGGGTATCTAGTGGGGAAGTGAGAGTTCAGCTTACGCTGGAAGAAGCTGTTCATACCCGTTCCGATGCTGACCACTGCTCCCAGGCCCTTATTTCCTTTCCGCATGATGATGGCAGCCAGGATCTTCCGCCCAAGCAGACTGTGCTGGATGCGAGCAGTGAGGGTGTTGAAGCGCTGGTGGCTCAGCATAGCCATCTGATCATGTAGGGTACTGCCACTCACAGGGAGCTGGAACAGGGACACAAGACCAGGATTGCCAAGAGATCATGAGTAGGGCATGGAACTAAACAGCTCAAGAAGTAGCTAACCTGAAGTGCAGCTATCCAAGCAGAaggcagaaacacagaaaacatgagCTACAGGCAGCACAGTTTTGGGTTGAGTGCATGGACACTATCATGTCAAGGGGTAAGTGAAGTTCTTTTAGGTATTCCTGGGAAAACCTTGTCCAACACTTTGAGTTCTGCTTTGAGCACTTTGATCATTAAGAGACAGCAGCAAGCTGTCTTCCTGGCAGCAAGCAGAATGGGCTGAGGAATGGCCTCCCAAGATTGCCAGGGGAAACCCCCATCACAAAGGAACAAAACCCATCTTGCCTGttcccagacactcagccaAGGAAATCTGTTACTGGCTTTGGAGGAATTCCTTCTCTGGCTGCCTGTGAGGAGACTGCGCAGTCAATCCCATTGCAGACGGGCACTTGCCTCCTCTAGCACTGCTGACTGACAAATCCTCCCTGATGGCTTTTCTATTTAGAGCCACAGCTGCTGTGCTCAGCTGTGCAGCCTGGAACACGGCTTTTAAGAGATCACAAAACTCTAACTGTCATTTAAAGCAGCACAGGTTTGGGACAGCCATCCTGACACAACCAGAGCTTTGCTCTTATCTGATGTATGAGTTTTTGAGCTGACACACAGTTTTTAATGCAGCATGAAGGAAtctggaaggagggaaaaaaagaaagtcacagaattaaaaattggCATGTTCCTGCTCCACCACAGGAACACACTTCAGTAGCTTGTGGAAGAATCTGATGATAATTTAGCCCTAAAGCAAGAAGGAGGAGTACGTCTGTGCCCTGAGGAAACATCTAACCCACTTCAAGAAAATATCAGCTTATCTACACCTTCAGAGAACAAAGATCTCACAGTTGATcttgaagacatttttctgctGGACTGATAGGCACAGGACAGGCAGGGCTACAAAAGAAGTCCCAGTTTTGGAGGAAGGGGATTTACCTCAGTGATGTTCATCCCTTCCAGGCGCTCAATCTTCTCTGTTTCCCCAATCAGGACTCTGAGCGCTGCatcagctgcctcctgcttgcCCTGCTTTTTATTGTGTGCAGTTACAGCTGGGAACCAACGGCCTCCAACCTTTGCCTGATAGACAAACCTATAAAGACAGTAGTGCACCTCTGAGAAACCAAGGAACCTACAGATTTCAGACTAGTTATTAAATTCTCTCAGCGGAGAGACTACAGGAGTAGAGGTAGCTTATTGTCATCCAGACATAAGGTTTGGCAGAGACAGCAGCTCAGCCTGTTGCCATCTCAAACTACATCAGGAATTTTCTCCAGGGCAACAGCAACAGTGCAAAATTTCCTCCTGGACAGATGCAGCTACTTACTTGGGGTCATGGGGAGGTCCCGACTGGTCAATGAGTTTGAATTCTGCAGCAAACCCATTAGAGCGGGCATATTCCAGCAGGCCACTGACAGGATTGACATTAAGGTATTTGATGAGCTCCCCAACACCCTTCGCTTTTGCCACCTTGGATTCATCTGGAGTGGCGATCCATTGTCCACAGCTGTGCATGGACTGGTCACCATGGGGCTTCACAACAGGCTAGAGCAGAGTTAGACAGGAGAAGGCTGTTAAATACTGAGCAGTTGGTATTACCGCAGGCCAAGGACACTCAGCAAACCTCTGCTAGAGCCAGCACGTGACCTTGTGGGGTGAAATCTGGTGAAATATGCAATAAAGGGGAGGGgacccaacccaaaccacttgGGTTTTATAAAGAAGCTTTGTACCTGTTCAGGCAAGACATGGGGTACAGACTCTCCAGAAAGAATCTTCACAGCAACTTCTGCTGCCATTTGCTTTGCTCCCTTCTTGCTGTTTCCTACCACAGCAGGGAAAATTTGGTCACCCATTTTCACACAGTAGCTGAACCTGACAGGACATTATAGCATATGAAAAGTGTTAAGCATAGGCATCTCGATCTGTTTATTATCCCCTTCTCCCAGTTCAAGCTAAATCCTTCTGGGTTATCTGCAATTTAAATCTACCACAATGGCCCTAAATACTCCCAGTAGAGCACTACCAGGTAAGGTACAGGACTGGAACCTGTTCCTGGTCtgacagaagaaacagcatcctttctctgaaaaaggGCATTGGTTTTGGTCTCTTTCTGGAGGCAGATGTCTTGAAGGGAGGAGCCATGCCCAGACTACTCAGATAAGAGGAGCACTCAGCTAGGTCAGTGACGAGTCCAGGAACGTAGGTAGCATGCTGAAGAAGAAGGATATTAAAGAAAGGGTTTCTATCCTCCCCAAAGCTGACAACAATATTCCATACCTAGGATCATGAGGTGGGCCTTCCTGAGAGACCAGCTGGAATTCAATCGTGTTCCCTGATTTTTGTCCGTACTCCATTAATATGCTGATAGGGTGCTTCCCAGGAAGCAAGCTGAGATGAGCTGGTGCAGATGACGGCTCTGGCTCTGGATGCAAAGGCTACAGCAAGAAGATAGAGGAAACCAGTTTCAGACTAAACACTGTTTGACCAGCCTcacaagtaaagaaaataagactCACCAATTCCAGTTCAGAGTTGTCAGAGGAAAATGCCTCTTCACATTTAATTCCACCGTGTCTTCCATTCTCTGCTTCACTCATCAGGACTTTCATAGCATTAGCTGCTGCCTCCTGTTTAGCAAGTTTTTTGCTCCCTGCTTCTGCTGGTGGGAATCGGCGCCCATTAATCACTGCCTGGAACTTAAatctttgaaagagaaaaccaaagaggCAAATTGAGAGGCAAAAGTGTGGTCTTCTCAGAGCAAGCAAGTAAGACTGTTCTTGGAATTCAAGTGAGAAGGAACAGCTAGCTCCTGGCTGTGAGAGCAAACCCAGGCTGCCAtgtgcagaagacaaaaataccaAGGGTGTCCCGACAGCTCTGCATCTGGGCCTCATTTCATCGCATTTCCAGAGCTGTTCGTGACAGAGGAGCAGCTCCAGATTTTGTTCTGAAGGAACAGGATGAATTGCCTTGTTCCACAAGTGCCAGGAACATGTAATGGCTGTATGCAAAAAGCAGTTCAGTTACATCTCCTGCACAGGGATGAAGAAAGTTTAAAAGCAGCCTGCGCTGTTCCATCTGCACCTAGTCATTTGGGGTCACTCATCCCTCTGGCATTTTCCCTGGCTATCCAGTGCTTTCACACCATTTCAGAGAGGTGCTGCCTCACGTAAACATCTCACCTTTGatatttctctctcctccctgtgaACTCTAACAAACACAGCTTCTCTTTTGTCCTCCAGCCCTATACAGAGGAAACCTGCTTCCAATAAGAACGGGTCAAACCAGATCTGGAGAGGGGTTATGGGGCTGAATCCATTCAGATCCCTccttacaaaaaaaacaaacaaaaaacctgggACTCCATCTTTAGAAATTAGGCCAATTTTCCTGTCTAGCGGATCTATTGACATATTCCACTGTGGCACATATGGTGCTCTTCAGCGTCTCGCTGGTGCTCAGGAACAGCCATGATTTTGCAAGGGGAAGTGGGACTCCAGAGACTGACTCCACAAATCCTAGTGTCATGCTATGTGCTCTGCTCATGGAAGCCGCTCTGACCTGCTATACCACAGAAACGTCCAGAGTGGGTTCACCTCATCTAGCCCAAGATATCTGCACCCAAGCACTTTGTTCTGGGCTCCCTTTATACCACTTCCAGGGTGACGGCATCTTGAGAGGTAGCTTACAGATACCAGTTTCCCCCTATACAATCAAATTGAAAGCCAAGTGATTAAATCAGATGGGACCTAGCTGAAGAGATTAATCTCACCTCCACTGTTCAGAATGAGGTGCAGGTTGCCAAAACTGGGCTCCTGCAGCTAAATTTTAgccttgttttggtttttttaagctgctgcaAGGAATCAAACAGGCTAATCCTTCTAAAAATGAAGTAAACATTAGTGAGCAGGCCCTTCAGGACAAAGTTGAGTGGGTGAAGTTAGTTGAAGTCAGATCATTTTGAGCAAAAAGACAGctcaggaaaagcaggaaattttCTTACCGTGGCTCGTGAGAGGGTCcactctgctccagcatggcaAATTCACAGTGCTGGTACGTGTACTGGGAATATTCGGTAAGGCCACTCACTGGGTTCTTCTCCTGACAAGCCATCAGTTTCTCCACAGGCGTACATGGGAAAGCAGTTTCAAACTGGGCAGCGTAACTGGGGGAAGACTGGGAATTCATGATGGATTCTGACTCATTGGACTGCTTTTTGATAGTGTTCAGATTATCTGGGATATCATCTGTGGCCCACTTGCCATTTTCAGAGTTATCATAATTACTCAAACTGGAGAATCCAGGCTTAGTGTCCTCAGGTGGGGCGGCTTCCGTGTCACTGGCATCACTCTGATCAGTTTGCCCCAAAGGCTGCTGTCCGTTTTCTATACTTTCTTCTTCCGATGTTGTCACGGCTGGTGAAGCTACAGTCATCTCCTGGGGACAAGAAGGAACAGAGGAAGGTGGAAAACCTGACTCAGGTGTGGGATCTGCCGTCTGCATTACCACGCTGGCCTTCAGCCTCATCTGCATCCGCTCGCGTTTCCTGTCTGTCAGGGACCACCGTGGGGGGCTTGTGTTCTGCTTGTGGACATCTCCCAGCTTTTCCAAAGCGCTAAGAAAGGCATTAACATCCTTGGCCCTTGAAAACCCAATGTTTTTGGCAAGGTTGAGCGCTGTTGTTTCTGCCACGCTGAACAAGTAGTTGCAGATTTTGTCCTTTGTCTCAGCCATCACGGGGTCAGCGTTTCCTGAGCCAACGgcactcctctctcctcctctgctctcacAAGCTGGACCTGTGCAACCACCACTGTGGTCAGCGGggcttctttct
This genomic interval from Buteo buteo chromosome 11, bButBut1.hap1.1, whole genome shotgun sequence contains the following:
- the ADAR gene encoding double-stranded RNA-specific adenosine deaminase isoform X1, coding for MNRGAGRGRGSHLTWSRRNCPSTNQVFFNRPRTPREANQETFLHQQFLTERHTEVCLLQGQGSHDESRIRGVRPAAPVPAERWQPSCSRGGWHRFSSKRPWVEISPRYCPPQYRHQENSERDSDAIRLNFQRLSLAGQDCEQEILNIFRKLGEGKTCTVHDLAHKLKTQKKEVNRVLYKLFREGKLHKGEETPPLWRIASPSTGRERSPADHSGGCTGPACESRGGERSAVGSGNADPVMAETKDKICNYLFSVAETTALNLAKNIGFSRAKDVNAFLSALEKLGDVHKQNTSPPRWSLTDRKRERMQMRLKASVVMQTADPTPESGFPPSSVPSCPQEMTVASPAVTTSEEESIENGQQPLGQTDQSDASDTEAAPPEDTKPGFSSLSNYDNSENGKWATDDIPDNLNTIKKQSNESESIMNSQSSPSYAAQFETAFPCTPVEKLMACQEKNPVSGLTEYSQYTYQHCEFAMLEQSGPSHEPRFKFQAVINGRRFPPAEAGSKKLAKQEAAANAMKVLMSEAENGRHGGIKCEEAFSSDNSELELPLHPEPEPSSAPAHLSLLPGKHPISILMEYGQKSGNTIEFQLVSQEGPPHDPRFSYCVKMGDQIFPAVVGNSKKGAKQMAAEVAVKILSGESVPHVLPEQPVVKPHGDQSMHSCGQWIATPDESKVAKAKGVGELIKYLNVNPVSGLLEYARSNGFAAEFKLIDQSGPPHDPKFVYQAKVGGRWFPAVTAHNKKQGKQEAADAALRVLIGETEKIERLEGMNITELPVSGSTLHDQMAMLSHQRFNTLTARIQHSLLGRKILAAIIMRKGNKGLGAVVSIGTGNRCVKGEELSLKGETVNDCHAEIISRRGFVRFLYSELMKYDPSNPSSAEESIFEPAGGKRLKIKSSVTFHLYVSTAPCGDGALFDKSCSDQASVVGPAQHQPLFENPKQGKLRTKVENGEGTIPVESSDIVPTWDGIQHGERLRTMSCSDKILRWNILGLQGALLSHFIEPVYLSSVTLGYLYSQGHLTRAICCRVARDGNVLQEKLQAPYHINHPEVGRVSVYDSARQTGKTKESSVNWCLADESEVEVLDGTKGKVDGPKLEVSRVSKRKMFALFQQLCAKNNCKDLQNLSVYSDAKEAATAYQEAKQCFFSTLEEMGYGSWIRKPQEEDNFSFPDA
- the ADAR gene encoding double-stranded RNA-specific adenosine deaminase isoform X2, which produces MNRGAGRGRGSHLTWSRRNCPSTNQVFFNRPRTPREANQETFLHQQFLTERHTEVCLLQGQGSHDESRIRGVRPAAPVPAERWQPSCSRGGWHRFSSKRPWVEISPRYCPPQYRHQENSERDSDAIRLNFQRLSLAGQDCEQEILNIFRKLGEGKTCTVHDLAHKLKTQKKEVNRVLYKLFREGKLHKGEETPPLWRIASPSTGRERSPADHSGGCTGPACESRGGERSAVGSGNADPVMAETKDKICNYLFSVAETTALNLAKNIGFSRAKDVNAFLSALEKLGDVHKQNTSPPRWSLTDRKRERMQMRLKASVVMQTADPTPESGFPPSSVPSCPQEMTVASPAVTTSEEESIENGQQPLGQTDQSDASDTEAAPPEDTKPGFSSLSNYDNSENGKWATDDIPDNLNTIKKQSNESESIMNSQSSPSYAAQFETAFPCTPVEKLMACQEKNPVSGLTEYSQYTYQHCEFAMLEQSGPSHEPRFKFQAVINGRRFPPAEAGSKKLAKQEAAANAMKVLMSEAENGRHGGIKCEEAFSSDNSELELPLHPEPEPSSAPAHLSLLPGKHPISILMEYGQKSGNTIEFQLVSQEGPPHDPRFSYCVKMGDQIFPAVVGNSKKGAKQMAAEVAVKILSGESVPHVLPEQPVVKPHGDQSMHSCGQWIATPDESKVAKAKGVGELIKYLNVNPVSGLLEYARSNGFAAEFKLIDQSGPPHDPKFVYQAKVGGRWFPAVTAHNKKQGKQEAADAALRVLIGETEKIERLEGMNITELPVSGSTLHDQMAMLSHQRFNTLTARIQHSLLGRKILAAIIMRKGNKGLGAVVSIGTGNRCVKGEELSLKGETVNDCHAEIISRRGFVSTAPCGDGALFDKSCSDQASVVGPAQHQPLFENPKQGKLRTKVENGEGTIPVESSDIVPTWDGIQHGERLRTMSCSDKILRWNILGLQGALLSHFIEPVYLSSVTLGYLYSQGHLTRAICCRVARDGNVLQEKLQAPYHINHPEVGRVSVYDSARQTGKTKESSVNWCLADESEVEVLDGTKGKVDGPKLEVSRVSKRKMFALFQQLCAKNNCKDLQNLSVYSDAKEAATAYQEAKQCFFSTLEEMGYGSWIRKPQEEDNFSFPDA